A window of Euwallacea similis isolate ESF13 chromosome 10, ESF131.1, whole genome shotgun sequence contains these coding sequences:
- the pnut gene encoding septin-7 isoform X2, with amino-acid sequence MSSNNANASVPTTQVTATIKSRPNIMPSSYMYTSSSALLNRNSENKPAPPPTLPKYTSSFNAGSGLNRDRDKDSIGGSYRLSSLDRLAMRQKFMEQQSPTNGTPQTNGDTTNGAVQNKREIFFNNSAATTPEQSNKDTPRLSKTPSVEKPAIPEKKETLIDGPPKEAKEELSKESSPEVIKEKPRVKELDGYVGFANLPNQVYRKAVKKGFEFTLMVVGESGLGKSTLINSMFLTEIYNSTDYPGPTQRLKKTVAVETTRVMLKENGVNLLLTMVDTPGFGDAVDNSNCWAPIIEYIESKYEDFLNSEARVTRQISPDQRVHCCLYLIQPSGHGLKSLDIEFMKRLCDKVNIIPVVAKADTLTSEECALFKKQIMTEIAQHKIKIYEFPDTSEEDEEHKLNQSLKERVPFAVVGSNTVIENEGKKIRGRKYPWGIAEVENLEHCDFIALRNMVIRTHLQDLKDVTNNIHYENYRCRKLAGLGTDGKPSRISNKNPLAQMDEEKREHDAKMKKMEMEMEQVFEMKVREKKQKLKDSETELTRRHEATKKQLEQQAKELEEKRRQFESEKEAWEKENQVTIEDLRRRSLEGSRETVDGKKEKKKKGLF; translated from the exons ATGAGCTCCAATAACGCGAACGCGAGCGTTCCCACCACCCAAGTAACGGCCACCATTAAGAGCCGTCCCAACATCATGCCCAGCAGTTACATGTACACTTCGAGTAGTGCTTTGCTAAACCGCAATAGCGAAAACAAACCAGCACCCCCGCCGACTCTGCCCAAATACACCAGTAGTTTCAACGCGGGCAGCGGCCTCAACCGAGATAGGGACAAGGACTCCATTGGGGGCTCATATAGATTGTCCAGCCTCGACCGATTAGCCATGAGGCAAAAGTTCATGGAACAGCAGAGCCCCACCAATGGCACTCCGCAGACCAATGGAGACACCACCAATGGGGCTGTGCAGAACAAACGAGAGATTTTCTTCAACAATTCTGCAG CCACTACCCCTGAACAATCAAATAAAGACACTCCCAGGCTGAGCAAAACACCCAGCGTAGAGAAGCCTGCCATTCCTGAAAAAAAGGAGACCTTAATTGACGGTCCCCCCAAAGAAGCCAAAGAGGAACTGAGCAAAGAATCTAGCCCTGAAGTGATCAAAGAAAAGCCCCGAGTGAAAGAGTTGGATGGCTATGTTGGTTTTGCCAACCTCCCCAATCAAGTGTACAGGAAGGCAGTCAAAAAAGGATTTGAATTCACCTTGATGGTTGTGGGAGAATCAGGGCTAGGCAAAAGCACTCTCATAAACTCCATGTTCCTCACAGAGATTTACAATTCGACTGATTACCCAGGCCCCACTCAGCGCCTCAAAAAAACAGTGGCTGTTGAGACAACTCGAGTGATGCTCAAGGAAAATGGAGTTAATTTGCTATTAACCATGGTGGACACCCCAGGATTTGGAGACGCTGTGGATAATAGCAACTGCTGGGCCCCAATTATCGAGTACATTGAGAGCAAGTATGAGGACTTCCTAAACTCTGAAGCCCGAGTAACTAGGCAAATCTCCCCAGACCAAAGGGTTCATTGTTGCCTGTATCTCATCCAGCCTTCTGGACATGGATTAAAATCTCTGGATATTGAGTTCATGAAAAGACTGTGTGACAAAGTGAATATCATCCCTGTGGTTGCTAAGGCTGATACTTTAACTTCGGAAGAATGTGCTTTATTTAAGAAGCAGATAATGACTGAAATTGCCCAGCACAAGATCAAAATCTATGAATTTCCTGACACCTCTGAAGAAGATGAAGAACACAAGTTGAACCAATCATTGAAGGAGAGAGTTCCCTTTGCGGTGGTGGGCTCAAATACGGTGATCGAAAATGAggggaaaaaaattagagggCGTAAATATCCCTGGGGTATTGCAGAAGTGGAAAATTTGGAACATTGTGACTTCATAGCGCTGCGCAATATGGTGATTCGTACTCATTTACAAGATCTCAAGGATGTTACCAATAACATTCACTATGAGAACTACAGATGCCGTAAATTAGCAGGACTGGGGACGGATGGGAAACCTTCCAGAATCTCAAACAAGAACCCATTGGCGCAGATGGATGAGGAGAAGCGGGAGCATGATGCAAAGATGAAGAAAATGGAGATGGAAATGGAGCAG GTGTTTGAAATGAAGGTGCGCGAAAAGaagcaaaaattgaaagacTCAGAAACAGAACTGACCAGACGGCATGAGGCCACAAAGAAACAGCTGGAGCAACAAGCAAAGGAGTTGGAGGAGAAGAGGAGGCAGTTCGAGAGCGAGAAGGAGGCCTGGGAGAAGGAGAATCAGGTGACTATCGAAGATCTACGCAGGAGGAGCCTGGAGGGATCGCGGGAGACTGTGGATGGCAAGAAggaaaagaagaagaaaggaTTGTTTTAA
- the pnut gene encoding septin-7 isoform X1, translating to MSSNNANASVPTTQVTATIKSRPNIMPSSYMYTSSSALLNRNSENKPAPPPTLPKYTSSFNAGSGLNRDRDKDSIGGSYRLSSLDRLAMRQKFMEQQSPTNGTPQTNGDTTNGAVQNKREIFFNNSAAATTPEQSNKDTPRLSKTPSVEKPAIPEKKETLIDGPPKEAKEELSKESSPEVIKEKPRVKELDGYVGFANLPNQVYRKAVKKGFEFTLMVVGESGLGKSTLINSMFLTEIYNSTDYPGPTQRLKKTVAVETTRVMLKENGVNLLLTMVDTPGFGDAVDNSNCWAPIIEYIESKYEDFLNSEARVTRQISPDQRVHCCLYLIQPSGHGLKSLDIEFMKRLCDKVNIIPVVAKADTLTSEECALFKKQIMTEIAQHKIKIYEFPDTSEEDEEHKLNQSLKERVPFAVVGSNTVIENEGKKIRGRKYPWGIAEVENLEHCDFIALRNMVIRTHLQDLKDVTNNIHYENYRCRKLAGLGTDGKPSRISNKNPLAQMDEEKREHDAKMKKMEMEMEQVFEMKVREKKQKLKDSETELTRRHEATKKQLEQQAKELEEKRRQFESEKEAWEKENQVTIEDLRRRSLEGSRETVDGKKEKKKKGLF from the exons ATGAGCTCCAATAACGCGAACGCGAGCGTTCCCACCACCCAAGTAACGGCCACCATTAAGAGCCGTCCCAACATCATGCCCAGCAGTTACATGTACACTTCGAGTAGTGCTTTGCTAAACCGCAATAGCGAAAACAAACCAGCACCCCCGCCGACTCTGCCCAAATACACCAGTAGTTTCAACGCGGGCAGCGGCCTCAACCGAGATAGGGACAAGGACTCCATTGGGGGCTCATATAGATTGTCCAGCCTCGACCGATTAGCCATGAGGCAAAAGTTCATGGAACAGCAGAGCCCCACCAATGGCACTCCGCAGACCAATGGAGACACCACCAATGGGGCTGTGCAGAACAAACGAGAGATTTTCTTCAACAATTCTGCAG caGCCACTACCCCTGAACAATCAAATAAAGACACTCCCAGGCTGAGCAAAACACCCAGCGTAGAGAAGCCTGCCATTCCTGAAAAAAAGGAGACCTTAATTGACGGTCCCCCCAAAGAAGCCAAAGAGGAACTGAGCAAAGAATCTAGCCCTGAAGTGATCAAAGAAAAGCCCCGAGTGAAAGAGTTGGATGGCTATGTTGGTTTTGCCAACCTCCCCAATCAAGTGTACAGGAAGGCAGTCAAAAAAGGATTTGAATTCACCTTGATGGTTGTGGGAGAATCAGGGCTAGGCAAAAGCACTCTCATAAACTCCATGTTCCTCACAGAGATTTACAATTCGACTGATTACCCAGGCCCCACTCAGCGCCTCAAAAAAACAGTGGCTGTTGAGACAACTCGAGTGATGCTCAAGGAAAATGGAGTTAATTTGCTATTAACCATGGTGGACACCCCAGGATTTGGAGACGCTGTGGATAATAGCAACTGCTGGGCCCCAATTATCGAGTACATTGAGAGCAAGTATGAGGACTTCCTAAACTCTGAAGCCCGAGTAACTAGGCAAATCTCCCCAGACCAAAGGGTTCATTGTTGCCTGTATCTCATCCAGCCTTCTGGACATGGATTAAAATCTCTGGATATTGAGTTCATGAAAAGACTGTGTGACAAAGTGAATATCATCCCTGTGGTTGCTAAGGCTGATACTTTAACTTCGGAAGAATGTGCTTTATTTAAGAAGCAGATAATGACTGAAATTGCCCAGCACAAGATCAAAATCTATGAATTTCCTGACACCTCTGAAGAAGATGAAGAACACAAGTTGAACCAATCATTGAAGGAGAGAGTTCCCTTTGCGGTGGTGGGCTCAAATACGGTGATCGAAAATGAggggaaaaaaattagagggCGTAAATATCCCTGGGGTATTGCAGAAGTGGAAAATTTGGAACATTGTGACTTCATAGCGCTGCGCAATATGGTGATTCGTACTCATTTACAAGATCTCAAGGATGTTACCAATAACATTCACTATGAGAACTACAGATGCCGTAAATTAGCAGGACTGGGGACGGATGGGAAACCTTCCAGAATCTCAAACAAGAACCCATTGGCGCAGATGGATGAGGAGAAGCGGGAGCATGATGCAAAGATGAAGAAAATGGAGATGGAAATGGAGCAG GTGTTTGAAATGAAGGTGCGCGAAAAGaagcaaaaattgaaagacTCAGAAACAGAACTGACCAGACGGCATGAGGCCACAAAGAAACAGCTGGAGCAACAAGCAAAGGAGTTGGAGGAGAAGAGGAGGCAGTTCGAGAGCGAGAAGGAGGCCTGGGAGAAGGAGAATCAGGTGACTATCGAAGATCTACGCAGGAGGAGCCTGGAGGGATCGCGGGAGACTGTGGATGGCAAGAAggaaaagaagaagaaaggaTTGTTTTAA